Part of the Candidatus Thermoplasmatota archaeon genome, AGAACGCCACGCTGAAGACGATCGCGCACGAGTACGCGCACACGTACCAGATGTTCCAGGCGCACAACGTGGCCGGCGCCTCGACGATCTGGATCAACGAGGGCGACGCGGACTATCACGGCGCGATTTCGCGCTTCGTCGCGGGCTTCCTCTCGCTCGACCTCCTCAACGCCGAGCTTCGAAGCGAGTACGAGAACCGCACCCAGGACCCCAACCGCGGCGAGGTTGCGCTCACGAGCCCCGTGTACGGGGCCGACGACCAGCAGGTCGCCTACCGCAAGGGCATGTTCACGCTTGCGCACCTGGGATCCGAGCTCTCCGGCGCCACGAACGGCCGCGCCACGCTTGCCACCATCATGACCGCCCTCAACCAGGAGTACGTCGAGAACATCAGCCGGAACACGAGCCGGCTGCCACGCGTCACGAACGACGACATGCTCCGCGTGGTGAACCGGCTGGCGCGCTCCGACGGCGTGCTCGTGGACTTCTCGACGTTCTTTGATCTCTACGTCTTTGGCCCGACCTACCCGCCGTTTCGGGAGGTCGTCGCGCTCGAGGACATCGTGCTCGAAGCGCTGCGGGCCTCACCCTCGCCCGCCCTGCCCGGTCAGCCGGTGCAGGTCACGGTGGAGGCGCGCAACCGCGGCCCCACGGCGGCGGAGCGCGTCATCACGCTTCGCGTGGGCGGTCAGGTCGTGGGGACGCAAACGTTGTCCCTTGGCATCGGGGAATCGGGAAGCGCCCGCTTCGTCTGGACGCCCGACGAGCCGGGCGACTACGTCCTTGAAGCGGCCTACCTGCAGCGGATCCTGCCCGTGCTCGTCCCGGCCGAGTTCGCCATCGTGGGTATGGACCCCACGCCCACGTTCCCCATGGCGCTGCGACCCTTCGACGTGGTCGTCTTCGTGCGCAACACCGGGCAGGCTCCCGGGGAGGCCCTCGTGCGCGTGAATATCGGCGAGACCGAACGCACGGCGGCGCTCTCGATCCCCGGCGGCGTCACCGCGCGCGCGAGCGTCGCGTTCACGCTCCCGGAGGCCGGCGAATACGAGATCGCCGCTCGGCTGGACGGGTCGGAGGCGCCGCCCCGGCGGCAGACCTTGCGCGTGGACGAGCTCGACAGCGACGGCGACGGCGTTCCCGACGCGCGCGACGCGTACCCGCACAACCCAAACCTTTGGGAATCGAATCCGGTGAACGACGTCCGCAACGCGACGCCGGCGTGGGAATCGCTGCCGCTTGCGGTGGGGTTCTGCGCGCTCCTCCTGCGTCGGCGGCGCGCCTAGCCCTCGGGCCGCTCAAAGCGCCTTTGCGACCACGCTTGCGACCGAGACGAGCGACGCCTGCCCCTCGATCGTGTCGGTGGCGACGACCTCGTCCACGCCGGAGGACAGGAGTTTCGGGAGCGCGTCCTGGATGAAAAGGCCGTGCGTGCAGGCGGCGACGACCTTCTTTGCGCCTTGCCGCTTGAGCTCGCCGGCCGCCTTCACCATCGTGCCGCCGGTGCTGATGATGTCGTCGAGGATCACGACCGTCCGCCCGTCGACGGCCATCTCCTTGGGCATCATGACGACCTCCGTCGACGTGAGGCGCTTCTTCTCCAGGTGGTCGCTCTTGGCCTTCAAGAACATGGCCGCCTCGTGCGCACGCTCGGCCGCCCCGGCGTCGGGAGCCAGCACGACCTCCACGCCAAGGTTGCGCAGGTGGTCGCAGATGGCCGGCACGGCCGTCACGGCGCGGCAGGGAACGTGGAACATGTGGCTGATGGCGGGCCGATGGGGATCGACGAGCAGCACGCGGTCGGTCGACCGCTCGATGATGCGCGCGACGACCTCGGCCGAAACGGCCTCGCCGTCCACAAAGACGCGATCCTGGCGAGCGTAGCCGAGGTACGGGATCACGGTCGTCACGCTGCGAGCGTTGCTGCGCCGGCACGCATCCTGGATGAGCAGGAGCTCGACGAGCGCGCCGTCGGAGACCGTCG contains:
- a CDS encoding CARDB domain-containing protein — its product is MRALLATAALGAVLLSALWLAGDASAARESTVVALAYNVDVTQPTLLDQGIVQVTLEIRNARDRVLNFTLRTATHEYAVLRLFNDLGGTLRQHAGGWNFTPTSDVASFMYEINVRKPATTPSEYNSWLSPAFGVVKAEALSIPFDYTYYCPVGWTGGQPCPGPNFTAAVTFRLPAGWNVEAPWEATGPGQFVLPAGDAIRGVLPRGFVALGPFSGESQERAGKTFVYARLSGELADRSVIFDYLEAATPYYASVYGNVTRDKILVISAGAPMFHGGLGSTDSLFVHQNATLKTIAHEYAHTYQMFQAHNVAGASTIWINEGDADYHGAISRFVAGFLSLDLLNAELRSEYENRTQDPNRGEVALTSPVYGADDQQVAYRKGMFTLAHLGSELSGATNGRATLATIMTALNQEYVENISRNTSRLPRVTNDDMLRVVNRLARSDGVLVDFSTFFDLYVFGPTYPPFREVVALEDIVLEALRASPSPALPGQPVQVTVEARNRGPTAAERVITLRVGGQVVGTQTLSLGIGESGSARFVWTPDEPGDYVLEAAYLQRILPVLVPAEFAIVGMDPTPTFPMALRPFDVVVFVRNTGQAPGEALVRVNIGETERTAALSIPGGVTARASVAFTLPEAGEYEIAARLDGSEAPPRRQTLRVDELDSDGDGVPDARDAYPHNPNLWESNPVNDVRNATPAWESLPLAVGFCALLLRRRRA
- a CDS encoding ribose-phosphate diphosphokinase; amino-acid sequence: MLVVSGPQNPVLSKRLADQLGVPLARVETKRFPDGEAYARLTTPVRGQDVVVVQSTVSDGALVELLLIQDACRRSNARSVTTVIPYLGYARQDRVFVDGEAVSAEVVARIIERSTDRVLLVDPHRPAISHMFHVPCRAVTAVPAICDHLRNLGVEVVLAPDAGAAERAHEAAMFLKAKSDHLEKKRLTSTEVVMMPKEMAVDGRTVVILDDIISTGGTMVKAAGELKRQGAKKVVAACTHGLFIQDALPKLLSSGVDEVVATDTIEGQASLVSVASVVAKAL